A window of Streptomyces broussonetiae genomic DNA:
GACCCGCGAGACGACGAGCCGGGCAGTCAGTCCCTGGACCACAGTCCTCGAAGACTCCATCGGCATTCACTCCAAGGCGCCCCTCCCTCGGCTGCGCCCGCCGCTCGCGGCGGTAAAGACGCATCGGAGGAAGAGGTGTTGCAGCAGGGCCCGGGCGCCGGGACGGCATCGGCAGACCGCGCTATTCGTGGCGTCGCGGCAGATGGGCGACGCGTGCCTGTGACACGAGGTCGGTGTCGGCAGGCAGGTTCGAGAGGAGCGGGGCCTCGCTCAATCGCCCGCCTGGGCGGCGGTAGGGGGACCGTTGATCCTTGACCAGCGGTCGTGTCCCTGCCGCCGACAGGCATCGGGGCGAGGGATACAGCCTCGGCCCATGGGCACCGACAGAACCTGTCTCACCGGTCACCGTGGTTCCGGTCGAAGTGGTCCCAGCCGCCGTAGTTCCGGTCACCGTGGTTCCCGCCGTGGCGGTCCCAGTCCCGGCCGTCGTGCTCGTAGCGGTTCCAGCTGTGCCGGTACGACCTGTCGGACTTCCACCCGCGCCCCTCGTCGCTCCAGTAGCAGCGACCGTCGCGGCTGTGCCAGGACGAGTCGGTGACACGCTCGTCGTGGTGCCAGCCACGGTTCTCGTCCCAGCAGTAGCCCTGCTCGATCAGGTAGCCGATGCCGTGGTCCCAACGGTAGGCGGCGGGGTTGACGCCGACGGCCGGCCGCTGGACGTGGGCGGAGGAGGGAGTCGCGGCCGAAGCGGTGCCCCCGGCACCGATGACGGCGACACCCGCGATCGCCACGGAGGAAACAGCGACAGCGATCCGCTTCGTGAGCTTCTTCATGATCTTTCCTTCCGGTTGGCGCGATCTGCACCAACGTCTTCTCGTGCAGGCGGTGTGTAGTGCCTAGCCCTTGTTCGATCAAGCTTTTCCATACGTTGTATGGAAGCACCTCTCAAGGATTACCATACGACGTATGGAAATGCCGCAGGTGGGGACGGTGACACGCACCACAGGCCGCGGGGTCACCGGAGCAGTCGTCCTGGCAATCCGGCCGAAGGGGCGCACCCCATTTCGGCGACGTGCCATCCCCGGAACAGCTCTCGCGAGATCGTCGACGCGTGGTCGCCCACCAGGAGCTGACCTCATGAGCGCGTGGTCGACGCTGGTGATCGGGCCCCGCCAGGTGTGATCAGCGGCTTGGGCCGGATCGGTTGGCCGAGGCCCGTGTTGTATCCGTAAACCATCGTGATCAGGTGGCAGCTTGCTCGCTGACCTGCTCTCCGGCAGCCCCTGACCTGCAGGCACCCGTCAATGACCAAGAGCTGCCCCGTCCTCGAGACGTGCTGGGCCCCGAACTGCGGTTTGCGATCGTCGGAAGGCGGCGCGAGCATTTTTCTAGGGGCGCAACGGCCGGGCCAAGCCTTGAATGCCGGCGCCATGGGAGGAGGGACGCGCCCTTCGTGCTGCGACACTCCGACAGACGTCGCCCGTGAAGCGGCGGCGCAGCGAATAAGACCGGACCTGCTCAGCCGGTGTTCCGGGCTGACGGGTAGAACACCCGCGGTCGGCTCACCTGGCAGACGGCCTGAACTCCGCCACAGCCGCATGACCGTGTCGGTGGTCGCCGCCGTGGGGCGGTCGGCAGAGCGGAAGGAGTCTGCCCATGCGGATCGTCGTGGACCTGAATCGATGCCAGGGATACGCACAGTGCGTGTATCTGGCGCACGAGGTCTTCAGGTTGAACGGTCAGGAGGCGCTCACCTATGAGCCGAACCCTGATGACGCGCGGCGCCTGCAGGTCGAGCGAGCCGCTGCGGCGTGCCCGGTGCAGGCGATCGTGATCGACCGCTTGGACGGCGAGGAGCGGGGCGAGACGTCATGACCTGGCGGGCAACGGTCGAGGAGCTGGTGCGCGAGTTCCGGGCCAGCGGCCGGATCGTCATCGTGGGTGCTTCTCTGGCCGGGCTGCGGGCCGCGGAGACCCTGCGTGAGGAGGGCTTCACCGGTTCTCTGACCATCATCGGGGACGAGCCGTACGAGCCGTATGACCGTCCCCCGTTGTCCAAGCAGGTGCTCAAGGGCTGGGTGCCGGCCGACCACACCAAGCTGCCCCGTATGCGGGAAGTGGATGCGGACTGGCGGCTCGGGGTGGCTGCCATCGGGCTGGACCGGGCCGCCAAGCAGGTGCGCCTTGCCGACGGTGAGCAGGTCCCGTACGACCGGTTGCTCATCGCCACGGGCACCCGCGCACGGCAGTGGCCGAACCCGGACGAGGCCGCCCTGGACGGGGTCCACACGATTCGCTCGCGCGATGATGCGGAGCAGTTGCAGAAGGAACTGGCCGAGCCGCCGTCACGGGTGTTGGTCATCGGCGCCGGGTTCATCGGCTCGGAAGTGGCCTCTGTCTGCCGGGAACTGGACATCCCGGTGACCGTCGTCGAGCGGGGTTCGGCGCCGCTGGTCGGCGCGCTGGGCGGGGTGATCGGGGAGATCGCCGCGCAGATGCAGCGTGATCACGGTGTGGACCTGCGCTGCGGGCTGGGCGTGTCGTCACTTGAGGGCGACGCCGCCGGCCATGTGCGGCGTGCT
This region includes:
- a CDS encoding NAD(P)/FAD-dependent oxidoreductase, which gives rise to MTWRATVEELVREFRASGRIVIVGASLAGLRAAETLREEGFTGSLTIIGDEPYEPYDRPPLSKQVLKGWVPADHTKLPRMREVDADWRLGVAAIGLDRAAKQVRLADGEQVPYDRLLIATGTRARQWPNPDEAALDGVHTIRSRDDAEQLQKELAEPPSRVLVIGAGFIGSEVASVCRELDIPVTVVERGSAPLVGALGGVIGEIAAQMQRDHGVDLRCGLGVSSLEGDAAGHVRRARLSDGSTVDADVVVASLGSIRNVEWLEGSGLAAGFWGVGCDAGGRAFDINGVVTDSIFVAGDVARAPHVLYEYQFLAMEHWDNAVLGAEAAAHNMVNLEPNYRPHLLLPGFWSGQFGVNIKSVGVPPFGDEIVFTQGSVEERHFAAAYGHRGRIVAAVTFDHGKWLEYYGKLIEQSGPFPPPPPGWDQPPDVKPMPAEFPDPRVPTAIPDVVLTGHAPSERTAEFRPRHR
- a CDS encoding ferredoxin, giving the protein MRIVVDLNRCQGYAQCVYLAHEVFRLNGQEALTYEPNPDDARRLQVERAAAACPVQAIVIDRLDGEERGETS